The following proteins come from a genomic window of Macadamia integrifolia cultivar HAES 741 chromosome 14, SCU_Mint_v3, whole genome shotgun sequence:
- the LOC122060580 gene encoding AP2/ERF and B3 domain-containing transcription factor RAV1-like: MITKESGFSGADLQYGIKLPSWGGPIRRIRVTQMRQPSEEEDRNVNVVESKKKNSCSCLKNQGEENGNKTREKTRNLEDEKNKKQVIENANNSGNNTTTKASVSTGSLSSSSFSSSTLSPSCTEDQNQMSSHIPSSTISSNTIVTGLTEPLFEKMLFQSDMNNLNRLLIPRKFEKIYFPRLKISKDNYKKETLMFFDHQNIAWDMKFEFSESSQSYVLTRGWSAFVNQYQLRTNFMVCFYQLEQYMHKKHYDI, from the exons atgatcACCAAAGAAAGTGGGTTCTCAGGAGCAGATCTTCAGTATGGTATAAAGCTGCCTTCATGGGGAGGTCCCATTAGGAGGATAAGGGTCACGCAGATGAGGCAGCCAAGTGAAGAGGAAGATAGAAATGTTAATGTTGTTGAATCTAAGAAGAAAAACTCTTGTAGCTGTCTTAAGAATCAAGGTGAGGAGAATGGCAACAAAACAAGGGAGAAAACCAG GAATTTGGAGGATGAGAAGAATAAAAAGCAGGTGATCGAGAACGCAAACAATAGTGGCAATAACACAACAACCAAAGCTTCAGTAAGCACCggttcattatcatcatcatcattctcatcttcaacACTCTCTCCATCATGCACTGAAGATCAGAATCAAATGAGCAGTCACATCCCTTCAAGCACAATCTCAAGTAACACAATTGTAACAGGGCTAACAGAACCGTTGTTTGAAAAAATGTTGTTCCAAAGCGACATGAACAATCTCAATAGGCTTCTCATCCCAAGAAAGTTTGAAAAGATATACTTTCCTCGCCTAAAGATTTCCAAAGACAATTACAAGAAGGAGACCCTCATGTTCTTCGATCACCAAAACATTGCATGGGATATGAAATTCGAGTTTTCAGAATCTAGCCAAAGCTATGTGCTCACTAGGGGGTGGAGTGCTTTTGTCAACCAGTACCAACTGCGAACCAACTTTATGGTTTGTTTCTATCAGCTTGAACAATACATGCATAAGAAGCATTATGACATCTGA
- the LOC122060387 gene encoding protein SGT1 homolog, producing the protein MDHDIEKKAKEAFVDDNFELAVDLYTQAIEIDPKNADLYADRAQANIKLESYTEAVADANKAIEFDSSMAKAYLRKATACMKLEEYQTAKAALEAGASLAPSESRFISLINECNDRIAEEMGDIPMESMESAPPSAVTRVGSHLSDGTVKDSSLSQKSQPTLVTPAKPKYRHEYYQKPEVVVVTIFAKGIPSKNVAVDFGEQILSVSIDVPGEDSYHFQPRLFGKIIPEKCRYDVLSTKIEIRLAKAEAINWTSLEFTRENTITQKIYVPSGTEIGRPTYPSSRSKAVDWDKLEAQVKKEEKEEKLEGDAALNKLFRDIYQDADEDTRRAMRKSFVESHGTVLSTNWKEVGAKKVEGSPPDGMELKKWEY; encoded by the exons ATGGATCATGATATTGAGAAGAAGGCAAAAGAGGCCTTCGTGGATGACAATTTCGAGCTTGCAGTTGATCTTTACACGCAGGCCATAGAAATTGACCCCAAGAATGCAGATCTTTATGCTGACCGTGCCCAGGCCAATATCAAGCTTGAGAGCTACACTG AGGCTGTTGCTGATGCAAACAAAGCGATCGAGTTTGACTCTTCAATGGCCAAGGCATACCTACGCAAAGC TACTGCATGTATGAAGCTTGAAGAATATCAGACTGCCAAAGCAGCGCTTGAGGCAGGTGCATCTTTGGCACCATCCGAGTCACGGTTTATTAGTTTGATTAATGAATGCAATGACCGCATCGCAG AGGAAATGGGTGATATACCTATGGAATCGATGGAAAGTGCTCCACCAAGTGCTGTGACTCGTGTTGGATCTCATTTATCAGATGGAACTGTAAAAGATTCTTCTCTGAGCCAGAAAAGCCAGCCAACACTGGTGACACCAGCTAAACCAAAATACAG GCATGAATACTATCAGAAACCAGAAGTAGTAGTTGTGACTATTTTTGCCAAGGGAATACCATCCAAAAATGTGGCTGTTGATTTTGGTGAACAGATT CTAAGTGTTTCCATTGATGTTCCTGGAGAAGATTCATATCATTTTCAACCTCGCTTGTTTGGGAAG ATAATACCTGAGAAATGCAGATATGATGTTTTGTCAACCAAAATCGAGATACGGCTTGCAAAAGCTGAGGCCATCAACTGGACGTCTTTGGAATTTACCAGGGAAAATACGATTACACAGAAGATCTATGTACCATCAG GTACTGAAATTGGACGACCTACATATCCCTCGTCAAGATCAAAAGCTGTTGACTGGGATAAGCTTGAAGCCCAAGTCAAGAAGGAG gaaaaagaagaaaagctaGAAGGAGATGCAGCTTTGAATAAACTGTTCCGGGACATATACCAAGATGCTGATGAGGACACTCGGCGAGCCATGAGGAAATCTTTT GTGGAGTCACATGGAACAGTTTTGTCCACAAACTGGAAAGAAGTGGGTGCAAAGAAGGTGGAAGGCAGTCCTCCTGATGGCATGGAGCTTAAGAAATGGGAGTACTAG
- the LOC122061471 gene encoding probable WRKY transcription factor 43 isoform X2, producing the protein MEEEAPATLPSHSSPYLFEPLLPSTSLNPTPYSLLHQPHQLPQQIVHPEIDWLSLLSNTPFGFGEQISPVVPVSSTVSASSVDGSQGEEENKGCKDKGKLSKTRKAIRPRFAFQTRSADDILDDGYRWRKYGQKAVKNSNYPSYYRCTHHTCNVKKQVQRLSKDTSIVVTTYEGIHNHPCEKLMERLSPLLKQMQFLTRF; encoded by the exons atggaagaagaagcCCCAGCAACATTACCATCCCATAGCTCTCCATACCTCTTTGAACCTTTGCTTCCATCCACTTCATTGAACCCAACTCCTTATTCCCTACTGCACCAACCTCACCAACTTCCCCAACAAATAGTTCATCCAGAGATAGACTGGCTTAGCCTCCTATCCAATACTCCTTTTGGGTTTGGAGAACAAATTTCTCCAGTAGTCCCTGTGAGTAGTACTGTCTCTGCATCATCAGTTGATGGCTCTCAaggtgaagaagagaataaaggaTGTAAGGATAAGGGAAAGTTGAGCAAGACTAGGAAAGCGATTCGCCCGCGGTTCGCCTTTCAGACCAGGAGTGCCGACGATATACTAGATGATGGTTACCGGTGGAGGAAATATGGACAGAAAGCTGTGAAGAACAGCAACTATCCCAG CTACTACCGCTGTACACACCATACATGCAATGTGAAGAAGCAAGTTCAGAGGCTATCCAAGGACACAAGCATTGTTGTGACCACATATGAAGGCATCCACAACCATCCATGTGAGAAACTTATGGAGCGCTTGAGCCCTCTTCTGAAGCAAATGCAATTCCTAACAAGATTTTAA
- the LOC122061471 gene encoding probable WRKY transcription factor 43 isoform X1, protein MEEEAPATLPSHSSPYLFEPLLPSTSLNPTPYSLLHQPHQLPQQIVHPEIDWLSLLSNTPFGFGEQISPVVPVSSTVSASSVDGSQGEEENKGCKDKGKLSKTRKAIRPRFAFQTRSADDILDDGYRWRKYGQKAVKNSNYPRSYYRCTHHTCNVKKQVQRLSKDTSIVVTTYEGIHNHPCEKLMERLSPLLKQMQFLTRF, encoded by the exons atggaagaagaagcCCCAGCAACATTACCATCCCATAGCTCTCCATACCTCTTTGAACCTTTGCTTCCATCCACTTCATTGAACCCAACTCCTTATTCCCTACTGCACCAACCTCACCAACTTCCCCAACAAATAGTTCATCCAGAGATAGACTGGCTTAGCCTCCTATCCAATACTCCTTTTGGGTTTGGAGAACAAATTTCTCCAGTAGTCCCTGTGAGTAGTACTGTCTCTGCATCATCAGTTGATGGCTCTCAaggtgaagaagagaataaaggaTGTAAGGATAAGGGAAAGTTGAGCAAGACTAGGAAAGCGATTCGCCCGCGGTTCGCCTTTCAGACCAGGAGTGCCGACGATATACTAGATGATGGTTACCGGTGGAGGAAATATGGACAGAAAGCTGTGAAGAACAGCAACTATCCCAG AAGCTACTACCGCTGTACACACCATACATGCAATGTGAAGAAGCAAGTTCAGAGGCTATCCAAGGACACAAGCATTGTTGTGACCACATATGAAGGCATCCACAACCATCCATGTGAGAAACTTATGGAGCGCTTGAGCCCTCTTCTGAAGCAAATGCAATTCCTAACAAGATTTTAA